A single window of Solanum dulcamara chromosome 5, daSolDulc1.2, whole genome shotgun sequence DNA harbors:
- the LOC129889105 gene encoding uncharacterized protein LOC129889105, translating into MLCKNSLLFSLVTAFFIFSSVTLGGSESDFPSFQTTPISGESRNENDVVVVSWGTKRFLAEDEPPLNSSLILAAKRTYRKDPLNNFKRYTGGWNISNRHYWASVVFTAAPFFVVALIWFVIFALCLLLIFLCYCCCRRVPYGYSRIAYALSLILLILFTIAAVVGCIILYIGQGKFHSSTINTLDYVVHQANTTADSLRNVSGYLAAAKLIAVDKVLLPGSVQTDIDRIQTKINSSANTLSTKTEDNKDDIARLVESVRLALIILSAIMLLLTFLGFVFSIFGMQAFVYILVIFGWILVTGTLFLCGIFLVLHNVTADSCVAMNQWVKHPLAHTALDDILPCVDNATAQETLTKSKEVTSQLVNVVNRVITNISNNNFSPNFGPLYYNQSGPKLPILCNPYYLDLTDRSCSPGEVDLSNATKVWDNYVCQVSPSGICSTTGRLTPVIYGQMAAAVNVSFGLYHYGPFLVDLEDCDFVRQTFGDIYSIYCPGLQHYSKWVYIGLVMVGLAVLLSLTFWVIYGRERRHRVYTKEHMPKPAEGYEGNKPIYD; encoded by the exons ATGTTGTGTAAAAATTCATTGTTATTTTCTCTTGTAACtgctttcttcattttttcttcCGTCACCCTTGGAGGATCTGAGTCTGATTTTCCTTCCTTCCAAACTACACCCATTTCAG GTGAAAGTAGGAATGAGAATGATGTGGTGGTGGTTTCATGGGGCACAAAAAGGTTTCTTGCTGAAGATGAACCTCCATTGAACTCATCACTTATCTTGGCTGCTAAAAGAACATATAGAAAAGACCCTCTCAACAATTTCAAAAGATACACTGGAGGGTGGAATATCAGTAACCGCCATTACTGGGCT TCTGTGGTTTTCACTGCAGCTCCATTCTTTGTCGTTGCGCTGATCTGGTTTGTGATCTTCGCGCTTTGCTTGTTGTTGATCTTTCTCTGCTACTGTTGCTGTAGAAGAGTTCCTTATGGCTACTCCCGAATAGCTTATGCTCTCTCCCTCATACTCCTCATACTTTTTACCATTGCTGCAGT TGTTGGATGTATCATTTTGTACATTGGCCAGGGAAAGTTTCACAGCAGTACAATTAACACGTTGGATTATGTCGTCCATCaggcaaataccacagctgatAGTCTCAGAAACGTCTCAGGTTATCTAGCTGCAGCCAAACTTATTGCTGTGGATAAAGTTTTGCTTCCTGGTTCAGTCCAAACAGACATAGACCGCATCCAAACCAAGATCAATTCTTCTGCTAATACCCTCTCCACTAAAACAGAAGACAATAAGGATGACATAGCTCGTTTGGTAGAGTCTGT GAGATTGGCTCTTATTATTCTATCAGCCATTATGCTTCTTTTGACATTTCTGGGATTTG TATTTTCAATTTTCGGGATGCAGGCTTTCGTTTACAT CTTGGTGATTTTTGGATGGATTCTTGTCACTGGAACTTTATTTTTGTGTGGCATATTTCTTGTTCTTCACAA TGTGACTGCAGACTCTTGTGTAGCAATGAATCAATGGGTCAAACACCCTCTTGCTCATACAGCTTTAGATGATATCTTGCCGTGTGTGGACAATGCCACTGCACAAGAGACCCTTACAAAAAGCAAAGAAGTCACTTCTCAGCTGGTCAATGTTGTTAACAGGGTCATTACTAATATTTCCAATAACAACTTCTCCCCCAACTTTGGTCCTTTGTACTACAATCAGTCTGGACCTAAGCTGCCAATCCTTTGCAATCCTTATTACTTGGATTTGACTGATAGATCCTGTAGTCCTGGTGAAGTGGATTTGAGCAATGCCACAAAG GTATGGGATAATTATGTCTGTCAAGTTTCCCCTAGTGGCATTTGTTCCACAACAGGCCGTCTGACTCCTGTCATCTACGGCCAGATGGCAGCTGCTGTAAATGTTAGCTTTGGATTGTACCATTATGGTCCTTTTCTGGTTGATCTAGAAGATTGTGATTTTGTTAGACAGACATTTGGAGATATCTATAGCATATACTGCCCCGGACTTCAGCATTATAGCAAATGGGTTTACATTGGACTGGTGATGGTTGGTTTAGCAGTATTGCTTTCGCTTACATTCTGGGTCATATATGGGAGAGAGAGGCGGCACCGTGTCTATACAAAAgaacacatgcccaaaccagCTGAAGGGTATGAAGGGAATAAACCGATTTACGATTAG